One Chryseobacterium indoltheticum DNA segment encodes these proteins:
- a CDS encoding glycine--tRNA ligase, which translates to MAKQEDVFKKVISHAKEYGFIFPSSEIYDGLSAVYDYGQNGAELKNNIKQYWWKAMVQLNENIVGIDSAILMHPTIWKASGHVDAFNDPLIDNKDSKKRFRADVLVEDYCLKIEDKENKEIEKAAKRFGESFDKAQFEATNPKILEYRAKREAILSRLAKSLENEDLADVKALIEELEIADPDTGSKNWTEVRQFNLMFGTKLGASADSAMDLYLRPETAQGIFVNFLNVQKTSRHRLPFGIAQIGKAFRNEIVARQFIFRMREFEQMEMQFFVAPGTELEFYEQWKTKRLNWHLALGLGNDNYRFHDHEKLAHYANAAADIEFNFPFGFKELEGIHSRTDFDLKAHEKHSGRKLQFFDPERNENYVPYVVETSVGLDRLFLSIFSTCLKDEVLEDGSERTVLSLPPALAPVKAAILPLMKRDGLAEYAENIFNDLKYDFNLFYEEKDAIGKRYRRQDAIGTPYCITIDHDSLIDHTVTIRDRDTMQQERVPVSELRRIIDEKTNFRNLLSKI; encoded by the coding sequence ATGGCAAAGCAAGAAGATGTTTTCAAGAAAGTGATTTCTCACGCTAAAGAATATGGTTTTATTTTCCCTTCAAGTGAGATCTATGACGGTTTATCCGCTGTTTATGATTATGGACAGAATGGTGCAGAATTAAAAAACAATATCAAACAATACTGGTGGAAAGCGATGGTACAGCTGAACGAAAATATTGTGGGTATTGATTCGGCGATTCTGATGCACCCGACTATTTGGAAAGCTTCAGGCCACGTTGATGCATTTAATGATCCTTTGATCGACAATAAAGATTCTAAAAAACGTTTCAGAGCAGATGTTTTGGTGGAAGATTATTGTTTGAAAATTGAAGATAAAGAAAATAAGGAAATCGAAAAAGCTGCGAAAAGATTCGGTGAGTCTTTCGATAAAGCACAGTTTGAAGCGACCAATCCTAAAATTTTAGAATACAGAGCAAAGAGAGAAGCTATTCTTTCAAGATTAGCTAAATCTTTAGAAAATGAAGATCTTGCTGATGTAAAAGCTTTAATTGAAGAGTTGGAAATTGCCGATCCCGATACTGGTTCTAAAAACTGGACGGAAGTAAGGCAATTCAACCTAATGTTTGGAACTAAATTGGGAGCTTCTGCAGATTCTGCGATGGATCTTTATTTGAGACCAGAAACCGCGCAAGGTATTTTCGTTAATTTCCTGAATGTACAGAAAACTTCACGCCACAGACTTCCTTTCGGTATTGCTCAAATCGGAAAAGCATTTAGAAACGAGATTGTTGCAAGACAGTTTATTTTCAGAATGCGTGAATTTGAACAAATGGAAATGCAATTCTTCGTTGCTCCGGGAACTGAACTTGAATTCTACGAACAATGGAAAACAAAACGTCTAAACTGGCATTTGGCTTTAGGTTTAGGAAATGACAATTACAGATTCCACGATCATGAGAAATTAGCGCATTATGCTAATGCTGCAGCTGATATTGAGTTTAATTTCCCATTTGGATTTAAAGAATTGGAAGGAATTCATTCAAGAACAGATTTCGACTTGAAAGCGCATGAAAAGCATTCAGGAAGAAAGCTTCAGTTTTTTGATCCTGAAAGAAATGAAAACTACGTTCCTTATGTAGTAGAAACTTCGGTTGGTCTTGACAGATTATTCCTTTCTATTTTCTCAACTTGCTTAAAAGATGAAGTTTTGGAAGACGGTTCAGAAAGAACAGTTTTATCTCTTCCACCGGCTTTAGCACCAGTAAAAGCAGCAATTCTTCCACTAATGAAAAGAGATGGTTTAGCCGAATATGCTGAAAATATCTTTAATGATCTGAAATATGATTTCAACTTATTCTACGAAGAAAAAGATGCGATCGGAAAACGCTACAGAAGACAGGATGCAATTGGAACACCTTACTGTATCACCATCGATCATGATTCTCTAATAGATCATACCGTGACGATAAGAGACAGAGACACGATGCAGCAGGAAAGAGTTCCTGTTTCTGAGTTGAGACGAATTATCGACGAGAAAACAAACTTCAGAAATTTACTTTCTAAGATATAA